The following are encoded together in the Drosophila sechellia strain sech25 chromosome 3R, ASM438219v1, whole genome shotgun sequence genome:
- the LOC6606257 gene encoding uncharacterized protein LOC6606257 isoform X6, with protein MHLCEFPSANVEEENRRPEKAAAAASKKQKHKQQKSRPRGSHSMPYESMHHHQSAAAAVAAGTTPNGMLDALSLQLRDAEMRRTEIERAHQETLAQIRNLSGSARPDAEAVENLQSRARELEKKVALENVRCEELQIELTSALKAKQASRSACSGMGSVSSGGGATIPTSASSSTVTWAPTISHQDQGSEIDIIMAKIEQDNRVLAELEQPRTSASASMSALPPSSMLSTVNSEFRTISKSELEEELNRYKRAVLGGGGGGGSGGGGGVSALSSGYSSLPQSLASTLPNGGASTSLSGTSLGSHSAAAAAAAHSVSAGSGGVVGGGGQGGLSSISALVPNSISGISSSLSSHAIQSMQYGTGQTSVEKLLSGTSGISGIPPLPSTTMPLLSLNSHNLPPAGSTSYSALGAGGGTSLTHPTMSNLGLLDTGTLLGSTGLSGLGVGPGVGGITGATSLYGLSGGGGAGGLGSSYGPPFLDVASSASYPFTAAALRQASKMKMLDEIDIPLTRYNRSSPCSPIPPNNWGLDEFTDGLSVSMMHNRGGLALGALDLDTRNHGLNGASEPQVDMLDIPGKGRCCVFIARFPYDPPEEAEGELSLCAGDYLLVWTSGEPQGGYLDAELLDGRRGLVPASFVQRLVGDDLLEFHQAVLSTLRDAEDGSMQCDTTSLPSLPPHNPLLTHTHEDLARLSETHTDLEHDQDDISDNVPAPKHLTLERQLNKSVLIGWSPPEPVGYNLIDSYHVYVDGVLKVTVKANERTRALIEGVDSTRPHRISVRSVTQNRQTSRDAACTMIIGRDTAHLGPSAVRASHITCSSAVISWLPANSNHQHVVCVNNVEVRTVKPGMYRHTITGLAPSTQYRVTVRAKHLRAVGQHAANVGQTGGAGRPGQEEAPGAYADFRTLTKGLPDPPQEIQLEAGPQDGTILVTWQPVNRPTSTGPVTGYAVYADGKKVTDINSPTGDHALIDIGKLGVFNPRAVTIRTKSRDSQSADSAPILIPNTVRNAVARRGPNQMGMGPQLPQGPHGMTVQQQMGGMPGQPGQQGQHMMGGQQDHGQYDPNQMQQQQQQGMQPGQPGQSGHQPDGGSGLLGGLLGGLFSKPTQNQVNQNGYQPGQPGAQRGMVPIPGRPQGPQQQQQQPYGPQGPMGGPRFRGPVPGQLNMQGQQMQGQMQGQMQGQMQGQMLGQMPGQMPGQMPGQMPGQMPGQMAGQMAGQMPGQMPGQMPGQMPGQMMGPRGPLNQQQQQQQQMQQGQMMPGQQAGQQQAQPGQPGQPGQMPGAQKKPRYFVAMFDYDPSTMSPNPDGCDEELPFQEGDTIKVFGDKDADGFYWGELRGRRGYVPHNMVSEVEDTTASMTAGGQMPGQMPGQMGQGQGVGVGGTAQVMPGQGAPQQSMRNVSRDRWGDIYANMPVKRMIALYDYDPQELSPNVDAEQVELCFKTGEIILVYGDMDEDGFYMGELDGVRGLVPSNFLADAPDQYNNQMGPGGVAGRGGLSQRGRGQGPGARGPPPPPRDNMMPGMGGRGQPGKNARPASPTLLDNTGHPAPDHQTQGMIGRVGNVGLQQQQQQQQQQQQLQQQQQYGQQQTQMGQQQQQQQQMGQPGMMGQQMGQPMGQQMGQMGQMGQMGQQQMGQQQQQQPPTTQAQTGGLFSGATSLLSGATSAATGGLFGSKQPPKTDPMQPQVGVQPAQQQANAFGAQQPGMGMQQQGGMQPGMQPGMQQGMQQGMQQGMQQGMQQGMQQGMQQGMQPGTQQQQPQQVPPQAQAPPPGPGAGLLGGLKGIAAAAPGGDVLSKGKDLFGKFGFGFGK; from the exons ATGCATTTATGTGAATTTCCCAGCGCAAACGTGGAAGAGGAAAACAGGCGACCtgaaaaagcagcagcagcagcaagcaaGAAGCAGAAGCACAAGCAGCAAAAAAG TCGTCCGAGGGGCAGCCACAGCATGCCGTACGAGTCGATGCACCACCATCAGTCGGCGGCCGCTGCCGTGGCCGCTGGCACCACCCCCAACGGAATGCTGGACGCCCTCAGCCTGCAGCTGCGCGATGCCGAGATGCGGCGCACGGAGATCGAGCGGGCGCATCAG GAAACCCTGGCACAAATACGCAATCTGAGCGGCAGCGCTCGTCCCGATGCCGAGGCGGTGGAAAATCTGCAGTCGCGAGCCCGGGAACTGGAAAAGAAG GTTGCGCTGGAAAATGTGCGCTGCGAGGAGCTGCAAATCGAACTGACCTCGGCACTGAAGGCCAAACAGGCATCCCGCTCGGCCTGCTCCGGAATGGGGAGCGTGTCCTCCGGTGGCGGCGCGACCATTCCTACATCGGCCAGCAGCTCCACCGTCACTTGGGCACCGACAATCAGCCACCAGGACCAAGGATCCGAGATTGATATCATAATGGCAAAGATTGAGCAG GATAATCGAGTGCTGGCCGAGCTGGAACAACCTCGCACCTCGGCCAGCGCCAGCATGTCAGCATTGCCGCCCAGTTCCATGTTGAGCACGGTAAATAGCGAATTTAGAACCATATCAAAGAGTG AACTCGAAGAAGAACTGAACCGTTACAAAAGAGCAGTTCtgggaggaggcggaggaggaggaagtggcggcggcggcggtgtcTCCGCCCTATCCTCCGGCTACTCGAGCCTGCCGCAATCGCTGGCCTCTACGCTGCCCAATGGTGGGGCCAGCACCAGCTTGAGCGGCACCAGCCTTGGCTCGCACAGCgcggccgctgctgctgccgcccaCAGCGTCTCCGCTGGATCGGGAGGCGTGGTCGGGGGCGGCGGCCAAGGCGGCCTTTCATCCATATCGGCCCTGGTGCCCAACTCAATCAGCGGCATATCCTCGAGTCTAAGCAGCCATGCCATTCAATCGATGCAGTACGGAACCGGACAGACGTCCGTGGAGAAACTGCTGAGCGGAACTAGTGGAATCTCTGGCATTCCACCCCTGCCG AGCACAACCATGCCCCTCCTGTCACTCAACTCGCATAACCTGCCGCCCGCCGGCTCTACCAGCTACTCGGCTCTGGGCGCCGGTGGCGGCACCTCGCTGACGCACCCGACCATGTCCAATCTGGGCCTGCTGGACACTGGCACCCTCCTGGGTTCCACCGGCTTGAGCGGATTGGGCGTGGGACCAGGTGTTGGCGGCATCACTGGAGCCACATCTCTGTACGGCCTaagcggcggcggaggagccGGTGGCCTGGGCAGCTCCTATGGTCCGCCGTTCCTGGACGTGGCGTCGAGCGCCTCGTACCCGTTCACCGCGGCCGCCCTGCGACAGGCttccaaaatgaaaatgctgGACGAGATCGACATACCGCTGACGCGGTACAACCGCAGCTCGCCCTGCTCACCCATTCCGCCGAACAACTGGGGACTGGACGAGTTCACCGACGGCCTCAGTGTCTCCATGATGCACAACCGCGGCGGCCTGGCATTGGGTGCCCTAGATTTGGACA CTCGCAATCATGGCCTAAATGGAGCCAGTGAACCGCAGGTGGATATGTTGGATATTCCTGGAAAGGGCCGCTGCTGTGTGTTCATAGCCAGATTTCCCTATGATCCTCCAGA GGAGGCTGAGGGCGAGCTCTCCCTGTGCGCCGGCGACTATCTGCTGGTGTGGACCAGCGGTGAGCCTCAAGGTGGCTATCTGGATGCGGAGCTGCTGGACGGGCGACGCGGCCTTGTTCCTGCCTCCTTTGTGCAGCGCTTAGTAG GCGACGACCTCCTGGAGTTCCACCAGGCGGTGCTGTCGACGCTGCGCGATGCCGAGGACGGATCGATGCAGTGCGACACCACGTCGCTGCCCTCCTTACCGCCGCACAACCCATTGCTCACACACACCCACGAGGATCTGGCTCGCTTGAGTGAGACGCACACCGATCTGGAGCACGACCAGGACGACATCAGCGACAATG TTCCAGCACCCAAACACTTGACGCTGGAACGGCAGCTGAACAAGAGCGTGCTCATTGGCTGGTCGCCGCCGGAGCCAGTGGGCTACAACCTCATCGACAGCTACCACGTCTACGTGGACGGCGTGCTCAAGGTCACCGTGAAGGCCAACGAACGCACACGCGCGCTTATCGAGGGCGTTGACTCCACGCGG CCGCATCGCATCAGCGTGCGGAGCGTGACCCAGAACCGACAGACATCGCGGGATGCCGCCTGCACGATGATCATCGGGCGGGACACCGCTCACCTGGGCCCCTCGGCGGTGCGCGCCTCGCACATAACTTGTTCCTCGGCGGTCATCTCGTGGCTGCCGGCCAACTCGAACCACCAGCACGTGGTGTGTGTAAACAATGTGGAGGTGCGCACCGTCAAGCCGGGCATGTACAGGCACACGATCACTGGCCTGGCGCCGAGCACCCAGTACCGGGTGACGGTGCGGGCCAAGCACCTGCGGGCCGTGGGCCAGCATGCGGCGAATGTGGGCCAGACGGGCGGAGCTGGGCGGCCAGGACAGGAGGAGGCGCCCGGAGCATATGCCGACTTCCGCACCCTCACCAAGGGACTGCCCGATCCGCCGCAGGAGATTCAGCTAGAGGCCGGTCCGCAGGACGGTACCATTCTGGTGACATGGCAGCCGGTTAACAGGCCCACCTCGACGGGGCCTGTAACCGGCTATGCTGTGTACGCCGATGGTAAGAAGGTAACCGACATCAACTCGCCCACCGGCGACCACGCTCTCATCGACATCGGCAAACTGGGCGTCTTCAATCCGCGTGCCGTGACCATACGCACCAAGTCCCGCGACTCTCAGTCCGCGGACAGTGCGCCCATCTTGATACCAA ATACTGTGCGCAATGCGGTGGCTCGCAGGGGTCCCAATCAGATGGGCATGGGTCCGCAGTTGCCGCAGGGACCGCACGGGATGACggtgcagcagcagatggGCGGCATGCCCGGCCAGCCGGGTCAGCAGGGCCAGCACATGATGGGTGGTCAGCAGGATCACGGCCAGTACGATCCCAaccagatgcagcagcagcagcagcagggcaTGCAGCCGGGTCAGCCGGGTCAATCGGGTCATCAG CCCGACGGAGGCTCCGGATTGTTAGGTGGCCTGCTCGGTGGCCTCTTCTCGAAACCCACACAGAATCAAGTGAACCAGAAT GGCTATCAGCCAGGCCAACCAGGAGCGCAGCGGGGCATGGTCCCGATTCCAGGAAGACCGCAGGGaccacagcaacagcagcagcagccctACGGACCCCAGGGTCCCATGGGTGGGCCACGCTTTCGAGGACCAGTTCCCGGGCAGCTTAACATGCAGGGCCAGCAGATGCAGGGGCAGATGCAAGGGCAGATGCAAGGGCAGATGCAAGGGCAGATGCTGGGTCAGATGCCGGGTCAGATGCCTGGACAAATGCCTGGACAAATGCCTGGTCAAATGCCAGGTCAGATGGCTGGACAAATGGCCGGTCAGATGCCTGGTCAGATGCCAGGTCAAATGCCCGGTCAGATGCCTGGCCAAATGATGGGACCACGAGGACCGCtcaaccagcagcaacaacagcagcagcagatgcagcagggCCAGATGATGCCCGGCCAGCAGGCAGGGCAACAGCAGGCCCAGCCCGGTCAGCCGGGACAACCGGGCCAGATGCCGGGAGCACAGAAGAAGCCCCGCTACTTTGTGGCCATGTTCGACTACGACCCATCCACGATGAGTCCCAATCCCGATGGCTGCGACGAAGAGCTGCCCTTCCAAGAGGGCGACACAATCAAG GTATTTGGTGATAAGGATGCGGATGGCTTCTACTGGGGCGAGCTACGTGGCCGCCGGGGCTATGTGCCGCACAACATGGTCTCCGAGGTAGAGGACACCACCGCCTCCATGACTGCCGGTGGCCAGATGCCCGGTCAAATGCCCGGCCAGATGGGCCAGGGCCAGGGAGTCGGCGTGGGCGGCACCGCTCAGGTGATGCCCGGCCAGGGTGCTCCGCAGCAGAGCATGCGCAACGTGAGCCGCGACCGCTGGGGTGACATCTATGCCAACATGCCCGTGAAGCGGATGATCGCGCTCTACGACTACGATCCCCAGGAGTTGAGTCCCAATGTGGATGCCGAG CAGGTGGAAttgtgtttcaagacgggcgAAATCATACTCGTCTACGGTGATATGGATGAAGACGGTTTCTACATGGGCGAGCTGGACGGCGTGCGCGGCCTGGTGCCGTCGAACTTCCTGGCGGACGCGCCCGACCAGTACAACAACCAGATGGGTCCGGGCGGAGTGGCCGGCCGCGGCGGTCTAAGCCAGAGGGGCAGGGGTCAGGGGCCAGGAGCGAGGGGGCCGCCGCCCCCGCCACGTGACAACATGATGCCCGGAATGGGCGGGCGCGGCCAGCCGGGCAAAA ATGCTCGCCCTGCTTCCCCTACACTGTTAGACAACACGGGCCATCCTGCCCCCGATCACCAAACGCAG GGGATGATCGGTCGCGTTGGTAATGTCGgcctgcagcagcaacagcaacagcagcagcagcagcagcaactccaacagcagcagcagtacgGTCAGCAACAGACGCAGATgggacagcagcagcagcaacaacagcaaatggGACAACCTGGAATGATGGGTCAGCAGATGGGTCAGCCGATGGGTCAGCAGATGGGACAGATGGGTCAAATGGGTCAGATGGGTCAGCAGCAGATgggacaacagcagcagcagcagccgccgaCGACACAGGCGCAAACGGGCGGACTATTCTCCGGCGCGACTAGCCTGCTCTCTGGTGCTACCTCGGCTGCCACCGGTGGTCTATTTGGGTCGAAGCAACCGCCTAAGACGGATCCAATGCAACCACAAGTTGGTGTGCAGCCAGCGCAGCAACAAGCAAACGCCTTTGGTGCCCAGCAGCCTGGCATGGGCATGCAGCAGCAGGGGGGGATGCAGCCGGGAATGCAGCCCGGAATGCAGCAGGGCATGCAGCAGGGCATGCAGCAGGGGATGCAGCAGGGGATGCAGCAGGGGATGCAGCAGGGCATGCAGCAGGGTATGCAGCCCGgaacgcagcagcagcagccacaacaaGTGCCACCGCAGGCCCAGGCGCCGCCTCCAGGACCGGGCGCCGGATTGCTGGGCGGGCTCAAGGGCATCGCGGCAGCGGCGCCCGGCGGCGATGTCCTGTCGAAAGGCAAAGACCTCTTCGGAAAATTCGGGTTCGGCTTTGGCAAATAA
- the LOC6606257 gene encoding uncharacterized protein LOC6606257 isoform X4 — protein sequence MHLCEFPSANVEEENRRPEKAAAAASKKQKHKQQKSRPRGSHSMPYESMHHHQSAAAAVAAGTTPNGMLDALSLQLRDAEMRRTEIERAHQETLAQIRNLSGSARPDAEAVENLQSRARELEKKVALENVRCEELQIELTSALKAKQASRSACSGMGSVSSGGGATIPTSASSSTVTWAPTISHQDQGSEIDIIMAKIEQDNRVLAELEQPRTSASASMSALPPSSMLSTVNSEFRTISKSELEEELNRYKRAVLGGGGGGGSGGGGGVSALSSGYSSLPQSLASTLPNGGASTSLSGTSLGSHSAAAAAAAHSVSAGSGGVVGGGGQGGLSSISALVPNSISGISSSLSSHAIQSMQYGTGQTSVEKLLSGTSGISGIPPLPSTTMPLLSLNSHNLPPAGSTSYSALGAGGGTSLTHPTMSNLGLLDTGTLLGSTGLSGLGVGPGVGGITGATSLYGLSGGGGAGGLGSSYGPPFLDVASSASYPFTAAALRQASKMKMLDEIDIPLTRYNRSSPCSPIPPNNWGLDEFTDGLSVSMMHNRGGLALGALDLDTRNHGLNGASEPQVDMLDIPGKGRCCVFIARFPYDPPDVHNEFLSMPCREAEGELSLCAGDYLLVWTSGEPQGGYLDAELLDGRRGLVPASFVQRLVGDDLLEFHQAVLSTLRDAEDGSMQCDTTSLPSLPPHNPLLTHTHEDLARLSETHTDLEHDQDDISDNVPAPKHLTLERQLNKSVLIGWSPPEPVGYNLIDSYHVYVDGVLKVTVKANERTRALIEGVDSTRPHRISVRSVTQNRQTSRDAACTMIIGRDTAHLGPSAVRASHITCSSAVISWLPANSNHQHVVCVNNVEVRTVKPGMYRHTITGLAPSTQYRVTVRAKHLRAVGQHAANVGQTGGAGRPGQEEAPGAYADFRTLTKGLPDPPQEIQLEAGPQDGTILVTWQPVNRPTSTGPVTGYAVYADGKKVTDINSPTGDHALIDIGKLGVFNPRAVTIRTKSRDSQSADSAPILIPNTVRNAVARRGPNQMGMGPQLPQGPHGMTVQQQMGGMPGQPGQQGQHMMGGQQDHGQYDPNQMQQQQQQGMQPGQPGQSGHQPDGGSGLLGGLLGGLFSKPTQNQVNQNGYQPGQPGAQRGMVPIPGRPQGPQQQQQQPYGPQGPMGGPRFRGPVPGQLNMQGQQMQGQMQGQMQGQMQGQMLGQMPGQMPGQMPGQMPGQMPGQMAGQMAGQMPGQMPGQMPGQMPGQMMGPRGPLNQQQQQQQQMQQGQMMPGQQAGQQQAQPGQPGQPGQMPGAQKKPRYFVAMFDYDPSTMSPNPDGCDEELPFQEGDTIKVFGDKDADGFYWGELRGRRGYVPHNMVSEVEDTTASMTAGGQMPGQMPGQMGQGQGVGVGGTAQVMPGQGAPQQSMRNVSRDRWGDIYANMPVKRMIALYDYDPQELSPNVDAEQVELCFKTGEIILVYGDMDEDGFYMGELDGVRGLVPSNFLADAPDQYNNQMGPGGVAGRGGLSQRGRGQGPGARGPPPPPRDNMMPGMGGRGQPGKNARPASPTLLDNTGHPAPDHQTQGMIGRVGNVGLQQQQQQQQQQQQLQQQQQYGQQQTQMGQQQQQQQQMGQPGMMGQQMGQPMGQQMGQMGQMGQMGQQQMGQQQQQQPPTTQAQTGGLFSGATSLLSGATSAATGGLFGSKQPPKTDPMQPQVGVQPAQQQANAFGAQQPGMGMQQQGGMQPGMQPGMQQGMQQGMQQGMQQGMQQGMQQGMQQGMQPGTQQQQPQQVPPQAQAPPPGPGAGLLGGLKGIAAAAPGGDVLSKGKDLFGKFGFGFGK from the exons ATGCATTTATGTGAATTTCCCAGCGCAAACGTGGAAGAGGAAAACAGGCGACCtgaaaaagcagcagcagcagcaagcaaGAAGCAGAAGCACAAGCAGCAAAAAAG TCGTCCGAGGGGCAGCCACAGCATGCCGTACGAGTCGATGCACCACCATCAGTCGGCGGCCGCTGCCGTGGCCGCTGGCACCACCCCCAACGGAATGCTGGACGCCCTCAGCCTGCAGCTGCGCGATGCCGAGATGCGGCGCACGGAGATCGAGCGGGCGCATCAG GAAACCCTGGCACAAATACGCAATCTGAGCGGCAGCGCTCGTCCCGATGCCGAGGCGGTGGAAAATCTGCAGTCGCGAGCCCGGGAACTGGAAAAGAAG GTTGCGCTGGAAAATGTGCGCTGCGAGGAGCTGCAAATCGAACTGACCTCGGCACTGAAGGCCAAACAGGCATCCCGCTCGGCCTGCTCCGGAATGGGGAGCGTGTCCTCCGGTGGCGGCGCGACCATTCCTACATCGGCCAGCAGCTCCACCGTCACTTGGGCACCGACAATCAGCCACCAGGACCAAGGATCCGAGATTGATATCATAATGGCAAAGATTGAGCAG GATAATCGAGTGCTGGCCGAGCTGGAACAACCTCGCACCTCGGCCAGCGCCAGCATGTCAGCATTGCCGCCCAGTTCCATGTTGAGCACGGTAAATAGCGAATTTAGAACCATATCAAAGAGTG AACTCGAAGAAGAACTGAACCGTTACAAAAGAGCAGTTCtgggaggaggcggaggaggaggaagtggcggcggcggcggtgtcTCCGCCCTATCCTCCGGCTACTCGAGCCTGCCGCAATCGCTGGCCTCTACGCTGCCCAATGGTGGGGCCAGCACCAGCTTGAGCGGCACCAGCCTTGGCTCGCACAGCgcggccgctgctgctgccgcccaCAGCGTCTCCGCTGGATCGGGAGGCGTGGTCGGGGGCGGCGGCCAAGGCGGCCTTTCATCCATATCGGCCCTGGTGCCCAACTCAATCAGCGGCATATCCTCGAGTCTAAGCAGCCATGCCATTCAATCGATGCAGTACGGAACCGGACAGACGTCCGTGGAGAAACTGCTGAGCGGAACTAGTGGAATCTCTGGCATTCCACCCCTGCCG AGCACAACCATGCCCCTCCTGTCACTCAACTCGCATAACCTGCCGCCCGCCGGCTCTACCAGCTACTCGGCTCTGGGCGCCGGTGGCGGCACCTCGCTGACGCACCCGACCATGTCCAATCTGGGCCTGCTGGACACTGGCACCCTCCTGGGTTCCACCGGCTTGAGCGGATTGGGCGTGGGACCAGGTGTTGGCGGCATCACTGGAGCCACATCTCTGTACGGCCTaagcggcggcggaggagccGGTGGCCTGGGCAGCTCCTATGGTCCGCCGTTCCTGGACGTGGCGTCGAGCGCCTCGTACCCGTTCACCGCGGCCGCCCTGCGACAGGCttccaaaatgaaaatgctgGACGAGATCGACATACCGCTGACGCGGTACAACCGCAGCTCGCCCTGCTCACCCATTCCGCCGAACAACTGGGGACTGGACGAGTTCACCGACGGCCTCAGTGTCTCCATGATGCACAACCGCGGCGGCCTGGCATTGGGTGCCCTAGATTTGGACA CTCGCAATCATGGCCTAAATGGAGCCAGTGAACCGCAGGTGGATATGTTGGATATTCCTGGAAAGGGCCGCTGCTGTGTGTTCATAGCCAGATTTCCCTATGATCCTCCAGA TGTTCATAATGAATTCCTTTCCATGCCTTGCAGGGAGGCTGAGGGCGAGCTCTCCCTGTGCGCCGGCGACTATCTGCTGGTGTGGACCAGCGGTGAGCCTCAAGGTGGCTATCTGGATGCGGAGCTGCTGGACGGGCGACGCGGCCTTGTTCCTGCCTCCTTTGTGCAGCGCTTAGTAG GCGACGACCTCCTGGAGTTCCACCAGGCGGTGCTGTCGACGCTGCGCGATGCCGAGGACGGATCGATGCAGTGCGACACCACGTCGCTGCCCTCCTTACCGCCGCACAACCCATTGCTCACACACACCCACGAGGATCTGGCTCGCTTGAGTGAGACGCACACCGATCTGGAGCACGACCAGGACGACATCAGCGACAATG TTCCAGCACCCAAACACTTGACGCTGGAACGGCAGCTGAACAAGAGCGTGCTCATTGGCTGGTCGCCGCCGGAGCCAGTGGGCTACAACCTCATCGACAGCTACCACGTCTACGTGGACGGCGTGCTCAAGGTCACCGTGAAGGCCAACGAACGCACACGCGCGCTTATCGAGGGCGTTGACTCCACGCGG CCGCATCGCATCAGCGTGCGGAGCGTGACCCAGAACCGACAGACATCGCGGGATGCCGCCTGCACGATGATCATCGGGCGGGACACCGCTCACCTGGGCCCCTCGGCGGTGCGCGCCTCGCACATAACTTGTTCCTCGGCGGTCATCTCGTGGCTGCCGGCCAACTCGAACCACCAGCACGTGGTGTGTGTAAACAATGTGGAGGTGCGCACCGTCAAGCCGGGCATGTACAGGCACACGATCACTGGCCTGGCGCCGAGCACCCAGTACCGGGTGACGGTGCGGGCCAAGCACCTGCGGGCCGTGGGCCAGCATGCGGCGAATGTGGGCCAGACGGGCGGAGCTGGGCGGCCAGGACAGGAGGAGGCGCCCGGAGCATATGCCGACTTCCGCACCCTCACCAAGGGACTGCCCGATCCGCCGCAGGAGATTCAGCTAGAGGCCGGTCCGCAGGACGGTACCATTCTGGTGACATGGCAGCCGGTTAACAGGCCCACCTCGACGGGGCCTGTAACCGGCTATGCTGTGTACGCCGATGGTAAGAAGGTAACCGACATCAACTCGCCCACCGGCGACCACGCTCTCATCGACATCGGCAAACTGGGCGTCTTCAATCCGCGTGCCGTGACCATACGCACCAAGTCCCGCGACTCTCAGTCCGCGGACAGTGCGCCCATCTTGATACCAA ATACTGTGCGCAATGCGGTGGCTCGCAGGGGTCCCAATCAGATGGGCATGGGTCCGCAGTTGCCGCAGGGACCGCACGGGATGACggtgcagcagcagatggGCGGCATGCCCGGCCAGCCGGGTCAGCAGGGCCAGCACATGATGGGTGGTCAGCAGGATCACGGCCAGTACGATCCCAaccagatgcagcagcagcagcagcagggcaTGCAGCCGGGTCAGCCGGGTCAATCGGGTCATCAG CCCGACGGAGGCTCCGGATTGTTAGGTGGCCTGCTCGGTGGCCTCTTCTCGAAACCCACACAGAATCAAGTGAACCAGAAT GGCTATCAGCCAGGCCAACCAGGAGCGCAGCGGGGCATGGTCCCGATTCCAGGAAGACCGCAGGGaccacagcaacagcagcagcagccctACGGACCCCAGGGTCCCATGGGTGGGCCACGCTTTCGAGGACCAGTTCCCGGGCAGCTTAACATGCAGGGCCAGCAGATGCAGGGGCAGATGCAAGGGCAGATGCAAGGGCAGATGCAAGGGCAGATGCTGGGTCAGATGCCGGGTCAGATGCCTGGACAAATGCCTGGACAAATGCCTGGTCAAATGCCAGGTCAGATGGCTGGACAAATGGCCGGTCAGATGCCTGGTCAGATGCCAGGTCAAATGCCCGGTCAGATGCCTGGCCAAATGATGGGACCACGAGGACCGCtcaaccagcagcaacaacagcagcagcagatgcagcagggCCAGATGATGCCCGGCCAGCAGGCAGGGCAACAGCAGGCCCAGCCCGGTCAGCCGGGACAACCGGGCCAGATGCCGGGAGCACAGAAGAAGCCCCGCTACTTTGTGGCCATGTTCGACTACGACCCATCCACGATGAGTCCCAATCCCGATGGCTGCGACGAAGAGCTGCCCTTCCAAGAGGGCGACACAATCAAG GTATTTGGTGATAAGGATGCGGATGGCTTCTACTGGGGCGAGCTACGTGGCCGCCGGGGCTATGTGCCGCACAACATGGTCTCCGAGGTAGAGGACACCACCGCCTCCATGACTGCCGGTGGCCAGATGCCCGGTCAAATGCCCGGCCAGATGGGCCAGGGCCAGGGAGTCGGCGTGGGCGGCACCGCTCAGGTGATGCCCGGCCAGGGTGCTCCGCAGCAGAGCATGCGCAACGTGAGCCGCGACCGCTGGGGTGACATCTATGCCAACATGCCCGTGAAGCGGATGATCGCGCTCTACGACTACGATCCCCAGGAGTTGAGTCCCAATGTGGATGCCGAG CAGGTGGAAttgtgtttcaagacgggcgAAATCATACTCGTCTACGGTGATATGGATGAAGACGGTTTCTACATGGGCGAGCTGGACGGCGTGCGCGGCCTGGTGCCGTCGAACTTCCTGGCGGACGCGCCCGACCAGTACAACAACCAGATGGGTCCGGGCGGAGTGGCCGGCCGCGGCGGTCTAAGCCAGAGGGGCAGGGGTCAGGGGCCAGGAGCGAGGGGGCCGCCGCCCCCGCCACGTGACAACATGATGCCCGGAATGGGCGGGCGCGGCCAGCCGGGCAAAA ATGCTCGCCCTGCTTCCCCTACACTGTTAGACAACACGGGCCATCCTGCCCCCGATCACCAAACGCAG GGGATGATCGGTCGCGTTGGTAATGTCGgcctgcagcagcaacagcaacagcagcagcagcagcagcaactccaacagcagcagcagtacgGTCAGCAACAGACGCAGATgggacagcagcagcagcaacaacagcaaatggGACAACCTGGAATGATGGGTCAGCAGATGGGTCAGCCGATGGGTCAGCAGATGGGACAGATGGGTCAAATGGGTCAGATGGGTCAGCAGCAGATgggacaacagcagcagcagcagccgccgaCGACACAGGCGCAAACGGGCGGACTATTCTCCGGCGCGACTAGCCTGCTCTCTGGTGCTACCTCGGCTGCCACCGGTGGTCTATTTGGGTCGAAGCAACCGCCTAAGACGGATCCAATGCAACCACAAGTTGGTGTGCAGCCAGCGCAGCAACAAGCAAACGCCTTTGGTGCCCAGCAGCCTGGCATGGGCATGCAGCAGCAGGGGGGGATGCAGCCGGGAATGCAGCCCGGAATGCAGCAGGGCATGCAGCAGGGCATGCAGCAGGGGATGCAGCAGGGGATGCAGCAGGGGATGCAGCAGGGCATGCAGCAGGGTATGCAGCCCGgaacgcagcagcagcagccacaacaaGTGCCACCGCAGGCCCAGGCGCCGCCTCCAGGACCGGGCGCCGGATTGCTGGGCGGGCTCAAGGGCATCGCGGCAGCGGCGCCCGGCGGCGATGTCCTGTCGAAAGGCAAAGACCTCTTCGGAAAATTCGGGTTCGGCTTTGGCAAATAA